In Candidatus Campbellbacteria bacterium, the following are encoded in one genomic region:
- a CDS encoding ATP-binding protein produces the protein MEGTESLVQRLSKYTKGSWSEFINQPTNVDIDQRLIVFSIRDMEDELKPMAMYLITHFIWNAVRFELKKRLLVVDEAWWMMRSEDTASFLYSMVKRGRKYYLGVATITQDVDDFLNSEYGLPILTNSSIQLLLKQSPTSIDHVQEVFNLTDEEKYLLLESDVGEGIFFAGLKHVAIKIIASYTEEQIITSDPAQILAIKEAKNKLDQ, from the coding sequence ATGGAGGGCACTGAATCTCTCGTACAAAGACTCTCTAAGTACACCAAAGGTTCGTGGTCAGAATTTATCAACCAGCCTACAAACGTAGATATAGACCAAAGGTTGATCGTGTTCTCAATACGCGACATGGAAGACGAATTAAAGCCAATGGCGATGTACCTTATAACGCACTTCATCTGGAACGCTGTGCGTTTCGAGCTCAAGAAACGTCTTTTGGTAGTTGATGAGGCATGGTGGATGATGCGCTCCGAAGACACTGCTTCATTCCTATACAGTATGGTTAAGCGAGGTCGCAAGTACTATTTGGGCGTGGCTACTATAACCCAGGACGTGGACGACTTCTTGAACTCCGAATACGGTCTGCCAATTTTGACCAACTCTTCTATTCAATTACTCTTGAAGCAATCTCCCACCTCGATCGATCACGTGCAAGAAGTCTTTAACCTGACCGACGAAGAAAAGTATCTTTTGCTGGAGAGTGATGTGGGAGAGGGAATATTCTTTGCCGGACTCAAGCATGTTGCCATCAAAATAATCGCCTCGTATACAGAAGAGCAAATAATTACCTCAGACCCCGCGCAGATTCTCGCCATCAAAGAAGCAAAAAACAAACTTGATCAATAA
- a CDS encoding TraC family protein, which produces MANAQATQEFVPIKEIRNGMIVLNDGSLRAVVMASSINFALKGSDEQRAIILQFQNLLNSLDFPIQIYVQSRRLDIRPYLSLLKEREAVQTNELLKVQTREYMQFIKQFTDSTNIMSKSFFVVIPYQGAIISTKKSSGGFLGFGGKKKNEKEKEEQKEENLNELIGQLEQRLLLVEQGLMRTGVRTARLGSEELIELYYKLFNPTESTNTAEGE; this is translated from the coding sequence ATGGCAAACGCACAAGCAACACAAGAATTTGTACCCATAAAAGAAATTCGCAACGGAATGATCGTTTTAAACGACGGATCGCTTCGTGCTGTGGTTATGGCTTCTTCTATAAACTTCGCTCTTAAGGGATCTGACGAGCAAAGAGCGATCATTCTTCAGTTCCAGAATCTTTTGAACTCACTTGATTTCCCGATCCAGATCTATGTGCAATCCAGGCGTCTGGATATACGTCCATATCTTTCCTTGCTCAAAGAAAGAGAGGCGGTTCAAACCAACGAACTTCTAAAGGTGCAAACTCGTGAATATATGCAGTTCATTAAACAGTTCACGGATTCTACTAATATTATGTCAAAGAGCTTCTTTGTGGTTATTCCTTATCAAGGAGCTATCATTTCCACCAAAAAATCTAGCGGGGGCTTTCTTGGGTTCGGAGGAAAAAAGAAGAACGAAAAAGAAAAGGAGGAGCAAAAGGAAGAAAACTTAAATGAACTAATAGGCCAACTCGAACAACGCCTACTATTAGTAGAGCAGGGACTTATGCGGACCGGAGTGCGGACCGCGCGCCTGGGCTCGGAGGAATTGATAGAGCTTTATTACAAGCTATTTAACCCAACAGAATCAACCAACACCGCCGAAGGCGAGTAG
- a CDS encoding PrgI family protein codes for MRFQVPQFIEIEDKIFGPLSFKQFIYVIGGAGISYFIYQLLPLYLAMFIIAPVIGLSLALAFYKFNKKPFVYTLEAAFRYITKNKLYLWKKRKEDRKTMKKTLKEHEEVNDAYQPIAVPHLSESKLKDISWNLEVEEKVKAKDNE; via the coding sequence ATGCGATTTCAGGTCCCACAATTTATTGAGATCGAAGACAAGATATTCGGCCCGCTTTCCTTCAAGCAGTTTATTTATGTTATTGGGGGCGCAGGCATTTCCTACTTTATATATCAACTGCTTCCTTTATATCTCGCAATGTTCATTATAGCTCCTGTGATCGGACTTTCTCTGGCTCTCGCTTTCTACAAGTTCAACAAAAAACCCTTTGTCTATACCCTGGAAGCGGCCTTCCGGTATATAACAAAAAACAAGCTATATCTATGGAAAAAGCGCAAGGAAGACAGGAAAACTATGAAAAAAACACTTAAGGAACACGAAGAGGTGAATGACGCCTACCAACCTATCGCTGTTCCTCACCTCTCCGAGAGTAAGCTAAAAGATATTTCGTGGAACTTGGAGGTAGAAGAAAAAGTAAAAGCTAAAGACAACGAATAA